The genomic window TCCGCCAAACCGGCTGGGGAAAGGGCTCCATCGTCGTATCCGAAAAGCGGAGCGGAAGGAGCTGCTCCAGTCCGGGATGCCTCCGGGAGCTTCTCTCCGGACACGAGGGATCCTGATCAGGTCCCGATTCAATACATCAAAGGGGTCGGTCCCAGGATCGCAGAGATTTTAAAGAAAAAAGATATCGGGACCGTTGCGGACGCCCTCTACTATTTCCCGAGGACGTACGAAGACAGGAGGACCGTAAAGAGCATATCGCAAATCAGGCCCGGCAAACGGGAAACCATAATGGGGAAGATAATGCTCGCGGGAAAGGTGCGGACAAGGCACAGGAGCCTCTATCAGATATCTCTGTCCGACGGCACGGGGATTGTGACGCTGGTGTGGTTTCAGTTCAACGAAAAATATCTCAGGAACGCGTATAAAAAAGGAGCCTCCGTGATCCTGACCGGCGACGTGAGCGTCGGGTACAGGGATGCGCTCCAGATAGTCCACCCGAAGCCCGAGGACATAGAGGTCATGGAAGAAGGGGAGGACCTCGACGAGGACCATGTGCACTTTAACCGCATCGTGCCTATATACTCTCTTACAGAAGGGCTCAAGCAGAGACGCATAAGGAGGATAATGAAGTCGGTCGTTGACGGGTATACGGCTTCCCTGCCGTCGGTGATGCCGGCCGATCTAATGAGAAAGAGAGGTGTCATCGATTTAAACGCGGCCGTATCGAGGGTCCACTTTCCGATGAATGACGAACAAATCGTCGAGCTCTCGGACAGGGCGTCCGTTTATGCGTCGCCACCCCACAAGACACTCTCTTACTATGAGTTCTTTCTTATGGAGCTCGGACTCGCGTTAAAGAAGCGTGATGTAGCCGGGCTCGACGGAATATCTTTCTCCCCAACGGGAGAACTGACAGGGAAGCTGATCTCGGCGCTTCCGTTCAGGCTTACTCCGGCTCAGGAGCGCGTGCTCGCCGAGATCGAGCGGGACATGCGCTCGGAAAGGCCGATGAACAGGCTGCTCCAGGGGGACGTGGGGAGCGGCAAGACCGTAATTTCGCTCCTTTCCATGCTGAAAGCGGTCGAGAGCGGATACCAGGCCGTAATCATGGCCCCGACGGAGATACTCGCAGAGCAGCACCTTTCGTCGGTCCTCGGCTATGTAAAGGGCATGGGTCTCCGTCTGGTATTTCTCAAGAGCGGGCTCGGGAGGGGCGAAAAGAACGCGTATTACAAGGCTATTTCGTCGGGAGAGGCGCAGATCGCGGTCGGCACGCACGCACTCCTTCAGGAAAAGGTGGAGTTCAGGAACCTTGGTTTCGTCGTCATCGACGAGCAGCACAGGTTCGGCGTGATGCAGAGGGCGAGTCTCATGGGCAAGGGCAGGAACCCGGACGTGCTCGTTATGACCGCCACCCCTATACCCAGGACGCTCGCGCTTACGGTCTACGGCGACCTCGACGTGTCGCTTCTCGATGAGCTCCCGCCCGGGAGGAAGGAAATCAGGACGAAGGTGTATTACGACCAGAAGGGCTCGCGTGAAAGGGCCTATGAGACGGTCAGGAAGGAGCTCGAGAAAGGCAGGCAGGCGTATGTCGTGTATCCCATGATAGAGGAATCGGAGAACCCCGACTTCAAGGACATCAAGTACGCGACCCGTATGGCCGAGGAGCTCAGGAACGATATTTTCCCGGAATTCAGGGTCGGGCTCCTCCACGGGAGAATGAAAACCGAGGAGAAAGAGGCCGTGATGAAGAGATTCATATCCGGCCATATAGATATTCTCGTCTCGACCACCGTGATCGAAGTGGGCGTCGATGTGCCGAATGCGACGGTTATGGTCGTGGAAAACGCAGAGCGGTTCGGGCTCACGCAGCTCCATCAGCTGAGGGGAAGGATAGGCAGGGGAGGGCATGATTCGTTCTGCATTCTGATATCGAGCTTCAGGAGGTCGGAGGACGCGGAGAAGAGGCTCTCGATAATGGAGGAGACCACGGACGGCTTCAGGATAGCCGAAGCCGATCTTGCGATCAGAGGGCCGGGCGACTTCCTCGGGACCAAGCAGTCGGGACTCCCGCAATTCAGGTTCGCCGACCTTATCAGAGATGCGAGGATTCTGACCGAGGCCAGGGAAGACGCTTTCCATATTGTAAAGGAAGACCCAGGGCTTGAGCGCTTTCCGGGGCTGATGAGCGAGGTTATGAAAAGGTATGGACGGGTGTTCGAGCTTGGAGGGATATCCTGACAGTAATTGCTGCGCTGTCTTTACCCTGACGCTTAACCTTCAAGGAGGAGGGATTCCGGGTCCTCGATAAGCTCTTTGACCCTGACCAGGAAGAGCACGGCTTCGCGTCCGTCCACGATCCTGTGGTCGTAGCTGAGCGCGACGTACATCATCGGCCTTATGGCTACGGAGCCGTTTGCCACGACGGCTCTGTCTTCGATCTTGTGAAGCCCGAGGATACCCGACTGCGGCGGGTTAAGTATCGGGGTGCTCATGAGCGAGCCGAACACGCCGCCGTTCGTGATCGTAAAGGTGCCGCCCATTATCTCTTCGAGAGAGAGCGTATTGTCCTCAGCTCTCTGTGCGAAGTCCTTGATCGCCTTCTCGATCGCGGCGAACGACATGCTGTCGGCATTCCTCAGCACCGGGACTACGAGCCCTTCTGTCGCTCCTATCGCCACGCCTATATCGTAATAATGCTTGATTATCATGTCGTCGCCGTCTATCTCTGCATTTATCTGCGGGAATTCCTTGAGCGCCCCTATTGCGGCTTTGACGAAGAACGAATTCAATCCGAGCCCGACCCCGAATTTCTCCTTGAAGGATTCTTTCCTCCGCCTGCGGAGCTCCATGACGGCGCCCATGTCGATCTCGTTGAACGTGGTGAGCATGGCTGTAGACTGTGTGGCTTCCAGCATCCGCCGGGCGATGGTCCGTCTCCTCCTGGACATCTTGATGCGCTCCTCGCGCGAGTCCCTGGAGATGCGGAGAACCGTAGCCTCCTTCGCCTCGAGGAGCGCCGGGGCTTTGCCCCTCACCGGCTCGACCTCGGGTATCTCTGCCCGTGCTGCTTCTTCAGCCTCTTTTCCGACGTAAGCTTCGACGTCTTCCTTGGTTATGCGGCCGCTCGGCCCCGTGCCCTCAACCTTGCCGAGATCTATCTGCTTTTCTTCAGCGATCCTTTTCGCAACCGGGGTCGCTCTTTCGGCTTCGGCGGCCTCTGGTGTCTTCCTGATTTCTTCTTTAGCTTCAGCGGCGGGCTTGGGGGCTTCCTTCGGCCCCGGCGCCGCCCCGGCTTTCCCTTCCTCGATGATACCGAGCACCTCACCGACCTCGACGTCTTCCCCGTTCTTCTTGACTATGCTCCTCAGTATGCCTTCCTTCTCCGCCGCGACCTCGAAGTTAGCTTTCTCGGTTTCGAGCTCGACGAGCGCCTCCCCTATCTTCACGGGGTCCCCTTCTGACTTGAACCATCTAACGACGGTCGCTTCTACAACGGATTCTCCCAGTTCGGGTACGGTGATGTTTATGGACATATTATTTCTCCGGTATTTAGACGTTTTTTACCCAAGTAATTCCCAGTTCGTCGATGTTGGGAAGCTGCTTCCCGATCATGAACGCCTGCCTTATCAGCGCTTCCTGGTTCACTTTATGCATCGAAGCCGTCCCTTCGGCCGGACTCGAGTTCCTGCGCCTCCCTATGAAATGCAGCGGGACGCTCCCCTTTATGAATTTTCTCAGGAACGGATATATGAACATCCATGCCCCCATGTTCTCGGGCTCTTCCTGGAGCCATACGACATCAGTGAGCTTTGGATACCTGCTCAGCACTTTCTGTAGAAGTGTCGTCGGGACCGGGTACAGCTGCTCGAGCCTGGCGATCGCGACGTCTTTCGCGTGCTGCTTTCTCAGCTCGCTCGCGATGACATCTATGTAGACCTTGCCGCTGCAGAGTATGAGCCTCTTCACGGACTTCGCCTCTTTGTCGCTCATCCCGTCGTCTATGACAGGCTGCCATGTGCCTTCGGACAGCTCCCGGAGCGATGAGAAGATGAGCGGGTTCCGCAAGAGGCTCTTGGGCGTCATCACTATCAGGGGCAGGGGGTCGATCTCGAGCACCCCGGCCTGTCTCCTCAAGAGGTGGAAATACTGTCCCGAAGATGTGCAGTTCGCGATGCGCATGTTGACCTCCGCCGCCGAATCGAGGAACCTCCCCATGCGGCCGCTCGAATGGTCGGGCCCCTGGCCCTCATATGCGTGAGGGAGAAGAAGGACGAGCGAAGGGGTCTGCCCCCACTTGGCCCTTGCCGAGACTACGTACTCGTCTATTATGGTCTGTGCGCCGTTTATGAAATCCCCGTACTGAGCTTCCCATATGACCAGCCTGTCGGGCGCCTGTATGTTGTATCCGTATTCGAACCCGATGCATGCGTTTTCGGTAAGAGGACTGTTCAGTATCTCGAAAGCCGCCTTCGACTGCGGTATGTGCTGGAGCGGCGCGTAGGTTTCCCCGGTATTGAAATCGTGCAGCACCGCGTGCCTGTGGCTGAACGTCCCGCGCTCTGCGTCCTGTCCGGTGAAGCGAATCGATGTTCCGTCGGCGAGTATAGACGCGAATGCGAGCTCTTCGGCCATGGCCCAGTCGATAGTTTTTTCGTCTATGTTGGCGAGAGCGGTTTCCCTGCGCTCTCTCCCGCGTTTGAGCTTCGGATTGATCGTGAACCCTTCAGGGAGCTTCAGAAGTGAAGCGTTCAGCTCCTTGAGCGCTTCCGCTGGTACCGATGTGATAGTCTTCTGGGCGGCCCCTGCGGGAGGTCTCTCTGACAGGGCCTCTTCGGGAATGTCCTGCGGCGTCAGGGATTCGAAGTCGCTGTGGAGTATTTCGTTGTACTTGTTTACGAGCTCGTCGGCTTCGTCTTTTCCTATTAGATTCCTCTCCGCGAGCGTTTCAGCCCAGATTTCCCTCACCGTAGGGTGGTCGTCTATGATCTTGTACATTTCGGGCTGGGTGAATGCCGGCTCGTCGGCTTCGTTGTGTCCGTGCCGCCTGTATCCTACTAAATCTATGAGGAAGTCCTTCCCGAACTTGTTCTGGTACGCGAACGCAAGGCGCGCGCATTCGATGCACGCGTCGGGGTCGTCGGCGTTCACGTGCACTATCGGTATCTCGAAGCCCTTGGCAAGGTCGCTCGCGTAGATGGTGCTGCGGCTCTCGTTCGGGAGCGCCGTATAGCCGAGCTGGTTGTTCGTGATTACGTGGATCGTCCCGCCTGTGGTGTAACCGGGGAGCCTGCACATATTTAGCGTTTCGGACACGATTCCCTGGCCCGGGAACGCGGCGTCCCCGTGCACGATTATAGGGAGCGATACTTCGGGGTCGAATTTCGGCTTTCCGCCGGCGTTGACGGACGTTCCGGCCGCCCTCGCCATTCCCTCCACGACCGGGTTCACCGATTCCAGGTGACTCGGGTTCGGTGAGAGCGTGATCTGCATTTCTATTTCTCTTCCGTTCTTTATTGCGTGGCGCGCGCCCTCGTGGTATTTCACGTCGCCCGTCCAGCCCATGTAGTCCCTGAAGTCCCGCTCCAGTATCGGGTCTTTGAACTTGATCAGCGACCCTCTGTAGCTCTTGGTCATGACGTGGTGCATGACGTTCAGGCGGCCCCTGTGAGCCATGCCCATGAATATGTGGCGTATACCCGTCTCGGCCGCTATCCCGACGATCTCGTTCAGGATTGGGACCAGCATGTCCACGCCTTCTATCGAGAAACGGAACTTCCCGGGGAATATCCTGTGGAGGAACTTTTCAAGAACCTCAACTTTTGTAAGGTTTTCGAGCAGCAGTTTTTCGTTGATCGGATCTATGGGCGGTCTGAACCTGCCTGTTTCCGCCGCTTCCCTCAGCCATCTTCTCTCTTCGAGCGAGTTAATGTGATAATAATCGTATCCGATCTTGGAGGAATATATTTTTCGCAGCTCCCCGATCGCGTCGTATGCATTGTCCGTCTTGTCCGAGATAGGTTTGCCGATCAGGCTCGAGGGGAGCTGGACGAGGTCCTCCGGGGTCAGTCCGTGTGTGGAGAGCTCGAGTGAAGGGTCACCGGGAGGAGTGGTGCCCAGAGGGTCTATGTCGGCGGCCAGATGGCCAAACGCCCTGATTGCCTGAGCGAGGTTCGCCGTCGCAACGATCTTCTCTATATCATGCTGGGTTATCTCGGAGGGTTTCTCTTCATATATCTCGGGACGCATCTTGTCGAATATCGCTCTCGTGGATGAGTCGACAGAGCCCGGGTCCCTGAGATAACGCTCATAAAGCTCAAGCACATAACCTGAGTTAGGTCCGTGAAAAATATGTGAAATATCCATTTATTCTTGCCCTTTTGAACAGATTCTTCAGTTTTTCCGGTCGGATTGGTATTAAAGTATCAATTAACGGATAGTATATTAGCACAGCTATATTTTTGTGCAATCTTAGGGCGCCTAATTATTTGTCATTACAGGGTATTTCTTTTCTATACGGGATCGGATAAGTATGAGGTGAGAAAGATGCGCGTGCCTTGCGCACCGGACGCAATTCCGGTCTCTCCGGCGGCGCCCAAGTTCTTCTGCAAAGCCTTGGTATTATCCCATGTAGGAATTAATGAATTTGTCGTACTGCTCCCTGTGTCCCTCGTGTCCGACTTTTTGTTGCGCAGGCGGGAGCTCTGCCTTATTCAGGGTCAGTGATTCGAGCGAAGGGTGCACCCCTTTGAAAATGCGTCCTATAGGTATGCGTCCCTCGTCTCTCAGCTTGAGGCACCTCTGGAACGCCATGGAGCGGTCAGCAGGGTCGTAGCCTTCCTCTTCGTCTACGTTGTAAACCCTGGCGCGCCATTCCCTGTGAGTGTCATAATAAGTCACGCACGGCGAAAGGACCTCCAGGAATGCGAACCCTTTCCTCGATTCGGTATGATCGAGCGCGGCCTCCATCAGTCTTTCGAGCTGCTCGGGATTGCCGCTGAATCCTCTGGCGATGAACGTAGCCGAAGGGAAGCTTAAGCCCAGGAGTATCGAATCCATGCCGGATTCCGGGTTGTCGTGGTACCCGATCGGGCTCGTGGGCGACGCCTGGCCTTTTGTGAGGCCGTAATTACAGTTGTTCATGACCACATACATAATGCTCGGGTTGCTCTTGAATGTATGTACGAGATGGCCCGCTCCTATGGCGTATCCGTCGCCGTCCCCCCCAGCGGCTATGACCGTGAGATCGGGGTTGGCCAGCTTCGCTCCTATGGCCGCGGGCAATACCCTCCCGTGAAGCGCATGGTACCCGTAACAGGGGAGGTTGTTTTGAATGGTTCCCGAGCACCCAATTCCGGCAAGCAGCATGAGTTTGTGGGGAGGTATGCCCATCTTGTGAAGAGATTTCTCGAGGACTCCCTGGACCGCGAAGTCGCCGCAGCCTGCGCACCATATAGGTCTCGCAGGCGTAAACGTCTTAATATGGGTTTGCATTGTCATTGAAGCTTTGCCTCCTTTTTGCCCTTCTTTATCATGCGGCCTTCTTCTCCGAGAACCCTCTTCGCGAGCTCGGCCGGCCTGAAAGGAATCCCGTCGTATTTCAATATGTTGATTATTTTCCCCGGGTCCGCGCCCTGGTGGACGAGTATATGCGCCAGCTGCGCCTGAGCGTTGAGCTCGACGACGTAGACCCTACTGCACTTGTCGATAAACGCGAGCACGTCTTCGAGCACGGGCCATACGGTCCTCGGCTGGAGGTACCTGGTCTTGACGCCTTCCCTCTCTAAATCTTCCATCGCTTCCAGTATTACGCCGAATAAAGAGCCTATCCCTATGAACCCGATCTTGGCGTCCTTGTCGCCGAAGTGACGCGCCGTCGGCAGTTCGCTCTTCGCGGCCTTGATTTTGTCCATCCGCTTGTTCATCATTTTCACGCGGTTAACAGGGTCTGTGGAGACGAG from Thermodesulfobacteriota bacterium includes these protein-coding regions:
- the recG gene encoding ATP-dependent DNA helicase RecG, whose translation is MSNELSDILDALEKPLRFASRNKFSNLDKVKALDQLVDDLTLKALSLPLTTVQAREFESLRDFFSSYDCLGEAERKDVIRRSLVIISGLKNRQDSKSSAKPAGERAPSSYPKSGAEGAAPVRDASGSFSPDTRDPDQVPIQYIKGVGPRIAEILKKKDIGTVADALYYFPRTYEDRRTVKSISQIRPGKRETIMGKIMLAGKVRTRHRSLYQISLSDGTGIVTLVWFQFNEKYLRNAYKKGASVILTGDVSVGYRDALQIVHPKPEDIEVMEEGEDLDEDHVHFNRIVPIYSLTEGLKQRRIRRIMKSVVDGYTASLPSVMPADLMRKRGVIDLNAAVSRVHFPMNDEQIVELSDRASVYASPPHKTLSYYEFFLMELGLALKKRDVAGLDGISFSPTGELTGKLISALPFRLTPAQERVLAEIERDMRSERPMNRLLQGDVGSGKTVISLLSMLKAVESGYQAVIMAPTEILAEQHLSSVLGYVKGMGLRLVFLKSGLGRGEKNAYYKAISSGEAQIAVGTHALLQEKVEFRNLGFVVIDEQHRFGVMQRASLMGKGRNPDVLVMTATPIPRTLALTVYGDLDVSLLDELPPGRKEIRTKVYYDQKGSRERAYETVRKELEKGRQAYVVYPMIEESENPDFKDIKYATRMAEELRNDIFPEFRVGLLHGRMKTEEKEAVMKRFISGHIDILVSTTVIEVGVDVPNATVMVVENAERFGLTQLHQLRGRIGRGGHDSFCILISSFRRSEDAEKRLSIMEETTDGFRIAEADLAIRGPGDFLGTKQSGLPQFRFADLIRDARILTEAREDAFHIVKEDPGLERFPGLMSEVMKRYGRVFELGGIS
- a CDS encoding 2-oxoglutarate dehydrogenase E1 component, which encodes MDISHIFHGPNSGYVLELYERYLRDPGSVDSSTRAIFDKMRPEIYEEKPSEITQHDIEKIVATANLAQAIRAFGHLAADIDPLGTTPPGDPSLELSTHGLTPEDLVQLPSSLIGKPISDKTDNAYDAIGELRKIYSSKIGYDYYHINSLEERRWLREAAETGRFRPPIDPINEKLLLENLTKVEVLEKFLHRIFPGKFRFSIEGVDMLVPILNEIVGIAAETGIRHIFMGMAHRGRLNVMHHVMTKSYRGSLIKFKDPILERDFRDYMGWTGDVKYHEGARHAIKNGREIEMQITLSPNPSHLESVNPVVEGMARAAGTSVNAGGKPKFDPEVSLPIIVHGDAAFPGQGIVSETLNMCRLPGYTTGGTIHVITNNQLGYTALPNESRSTIYASDLAKGFEIPIVHVNADDPDACIECARLAFAYQNKFGKDFLIDLVGYRRHGHNEADEPAFTQPEMYKIIDDHPTVREIWAETLAERNLIGKDEADELVNKYNEILHSDFESLTPQDIPEEALSERPPAGAAQKTITSVPAEALKELNASLLKLPEGFTINPKLKRGRERRETALANIDEKTIDWAMAEELAFASILADGTSIRFTGQDAERGTFSHRHAVLHDFNTGETYAPLQHIPQSKAAFEILNSPLTENACIGFEYGYNIQAPDRLVIWEAQYGDFINGAQTIIDEYVVSARAKWGQTPSLVLLLPHAYEGQGPDHSSGRMGRFLDSAAEVNMRIANCTSSGQYFHLLRRQAGVLEIDPLPLIVMTPKSLLRNPLIFSSLRELSEGTWQPVIDDGMSDKEAKSVKRLILCSGKVYIDVIASELRKQHAKDVAIARLEQLYPVPTTLLQKVLSRYPKLTDVVWLQEEPENMGAWMFIYPFLRKFIKGSVPLHFIGRRRNSSPAEGTASMHKVNQEALIRQAFMIGKQLPNIDELGITWVKNV
- a CDS encoding thiamine pyrophosphate-dependent enzyme — translated: MTMQTHIKTFTPARPIWCAGCGDFAVQGVLEKSLHKMGIPPHKLMLLAGIGCSGTIQNNLPCYGYHALHGRVLPAAIGAKLANPDLTVIAAGGDGDGYAIGAGHLVHTFKSNPSIMYVVMNNCNYGLTKGQASPTSPIGYHDNPESGMDSILLGLSFPSATFIARGFSGNPEQLERLMEAALDHTESRKGFAFLEVLSPCVTYYDTHREWRARVYNVDEEEGYDPADRSMAFQRCLKLRDEGRIPIGRIFKGVHPSLESLTLNKAELPPAQQKVGHEGHREQYDKFINSYMG
- the odhB gene encoding 2-oxoglutarate dehydrogenase complex dihydrolipoyllysine-residue succinyltransferase is translated as MSINITVPELGESVVEATVVRWFKSEGDPVKIGEALVELETEKANFEVAAEKEGILRSIVKKNGEDVEVGEVLGIIEEGKAGAAPGPKEAPKPAAEAKEEIRKTPEAAEAERATPVAKRIAEEKQIDLGKVEGTGPSGRITKEDVEAYVGKEAEEAARAEIPEVEPVRGKAPALLEAKEATVLRISRDSREERIKMSRRRRTIARRMLEATQSTAMLTTFNEIDMGAVMELRRRRKESFKEKFGVGLGLNSFFVKAAIGALKEFPQINAEIDGDDMIIKHYYDIGVAIGATEGLVVPVLRNADSMSFAAIEKAIKDFAQRAEDNTLSLEEIMGGTFTITNGGVFGSLMSTPILNPPQSGILGLHKIEDRAVVANGSVAIRPMMYVALSYDHRIVDGREAVLFLVRVKELIEDPESLLLEG